The Microbulbifer sp. YPW1 genome contains a region encoding:
- the parC gene encoding DNA topoisomerase IV subunit A produces the protein MTEPSVFDASERQHLAEYTEKAYLDYSMYVILDRALPNIGDGLKPVQRRIVYAMSELGLKNTAKYKKSARTVGDVIGKYHPHGDSAVYEAMVLMAQPFSYRYPLVDGQGNWGSPDDPKSFAAMRYTESRMGKYSEVLLSELGQGTVDWQANFDGTMDEPAVLPARVPNILLNGTTGIAVGMATDIPPHNLREVVDATVHMLENPKATVSELCEFIQGPDMPTEAEIISPRADLQKMYETGKGSVKMRAVWTREDGDIVVTALPYQASGSKVLEQIAAQMQAKKLPMVSDLRDESDHENPTRLVIVPKSNRVDLDQVMNHLFATTDLEKSYRVNLNMIGIDGRPQVKSLDKILTEWLSFRTVTTRRRLQFRLDKVEKRLHLLAGLLVAFLNIDEVIEIIRTHDEPKQELMRRFELSDVQAEYILDTKLRQLARLEEMKIRGEQAELEKERDTLTKTLESARRLKTLIKKELLQAADEFGDERRSPIVQREEAKAFNETDLLTSDPITVVLSDKGWIRQAKGHDIDPTSLSYKAGDGFKYAARGKSNQPALLLDSTGRSYAIAAHTLPSARGQGEPLSGRINPPSGATFEGLLMGADDQKVLLASDAGYGFIAKYADLQSRNKAGKAMLSLPKNARVLPPQEIENPDEALLAAVTSEGRMLVFPVSELPELSKGKGNKIINIPAARAASREEFVVGIAVLEGSDQLLVHAGKRHTKIKIAELEHYQGERGRRGNKLPRGFQKVDKVEVQRK, from the coding sequence ATGACCGAGCCCTCTGTCTTTGACGCGTCAGAACGCCAGCACCTGGCGGAGTACACCGAGAAGGCGTACCTGGATTATTCCATGTACGTGATCCTCGACCGCGCCCTGCCCAATATCGGCGATGGCCTCAAGCCGGTTCAGCGCCGCATTGTGTACGCCATGAGCGAGCTGGGCCTGAAGAACACGGCCAAGTACAAGAAGTCCGCGCGCACCGTGGGCGATGTCATCGGTAAATACCATCCCCATGGCGACAGCGCTGTGTACGAGGCGATGGTGCTGATGGCGCAGCCGTTCAGCTATCGCTATCCGCTGGTGGATGGCCAGGGCAACTGGGGTTCCCCGGATGATCCCAAGTCCTTCGCGGCCATGCGATATACCGAATCCCGCATGGGCAAGTATTCCGAAGTGCTGCTGTCCGAACTGGGGCAGGGCACGGTGGACTGGCAGGCCAACTTCGATGGCACCATGGATGAGCCCGCGGTGCTGCCGGCACGGGTGCCCAATATCCTGCTGAATGGCACCACCGGTATTGCGGTGGGTATGGCCACGGATATTCCCCCGCACAACCTGCGCGAAGTGGTGGATGCCACCGTGCATATGCTGGAGAACCCCAAGGCCACGGTCAGTGAGCTGTGCGAGTTTATCCAGGGCCCGGACATGCCCACCGAGGCAGAGATCATCTCTCCCCGTGCCGATCTGCAGAAGATGTACGAGACCGGTAAGGGCTCGGTGAAGATGCGTGCGGTATGGACCAGGGAAGACGGGGATATTGTGGTTACCGCGCTGCCCTACCAGGCTAGTGGCTCCAAAGTGCTGGAGCAGATCGCTGCTCAGATGCAGGCCAAGAAACTGCCGATGGTATCCGACCTGCGTGATGAGTCTGATCACGAGAATCCCACGCGCCTGGTGATCGTACCCAAGTCCAACCGGGTGGACCTGGACCAGGTAATGAACCACCTGTTCGCCACCACCGATCTGGAGAAGAGCTACCGGGTCAACCTGAATATGATCGGCATCGACGGTCGCCCGCAGGTGAAGTCCCTGGACAAGATCCTGACGGAGTGGCTGAGCTTCCGTACCGTCACCACGCGCCGTCGCTTGCAGTTCCGTCTCGACAAGGTCGAAAAACGACTGCACCTGTTGGCGGGCTTGCTGGTTGCGTTCCTGAACATTGACGAAGTCATCGAGATCATCCGCACCCACGATGAGCCCAAGCAGGAGCTGATGCGCCGCTTCGAGCTCAGCGATGTGCAGGCCGAATACATCCTCGATACCAAGTTGCGCCAGTTGGCCCGTCTCGAGGAGATGAAAATCCGCGGTGAACAGGCAGAGCTGGAAAAAGAGCGCGATACCCTCACCAAGACCCTGGAAAGCGCGCGCCGCCTGAAAACACTGATCAAAAAGGAGCTGTTGCAGGCCGCCGACGAATTCGGCGATGAGCGCCGCTCACCGATCGTTCAGCGCGAGGAGGCCAAGGCCTTCAATGAGACTGACCTGCTGACTTCGGATCCGATTACCGTGGTGCTTTCCGACAAGGGCTGGATTCGCCAGGCCAAGGGCCACGATATCGACCCGACTTCACTCAGCTACAAGGCGGGGGATGGTTTCAAATACGCCGCCCGCGGCAAGAGTAACCAGCCTGCGCTGTTGCTCGACAGTACCGGGCGCAGCTACGCCATTGCCGCGCATACCCTGCCGTCGGCGCGGGGCCAGGGCGAACCGCTTTCCGGGCGCATCAATCCGCCGTCGGGAGCCACTTTCGAAGGCCTGCTGATGGGCGCAGATGATCAGAAGGTCCTGCTGGCCAGCGATGCGGGCTACGGCTTTATCGCCAAATATGCGGACCTGCAGTCGCGCAACAAGGCGGGCAAGGCCATGTTGAGCCTGCCGAAAAACGCCCGCGTGCTACCGCCGCAGGAAATCGAAAACCCGGACGAGGCGCTGCTTGCAGCGGTGACCAGTGAGGGGCGCATGCTGGTGTTCCCGGTCTCCGAGCTGCCGGAACTGTCCAAAGGCAAAGGCAACAAGATCATCAACATCCCCGCCGCACGCGCTGCAAGCCGCGAGGAATTTGTGGTGGGCATCGCGGTGCTGGAGGGCAGTGACCAGCTGCTCGTCCACGCCGGCAAACGCCACACCAAGATCAAGATCGCGGAGCTAGAGCACTATCAGGGCGAGCGCGGACGTCGCGGTAACAAGTTGCCGCGCGGATTCCAGAAGGTAGACAAGGTGGAAGTGCAGAGAAAGTAA